A single Saccopteryx bilineata isolate mSacBil1 chromosome 7, mSacBil1_pri_phased_curated, whole genome shotgun sequence DNA region contains:
- the C7H10orf95 gene encoding uncharacterized protein C10orf95 homolog yields the protein MYSYSCLEPGEGVWALLQPLTYSYLPGPLLLPPIQAHNFCSRPPALRASDWAAPREYHCFHGCSASPGAAPSWWAFPLAYAAASRPPFPAPGYPGLSLQEPAAAGTEGAESWAPWPEGGSLQVQLRWGLVERAWGPRLELPHFVRRQLRRVYGTYPRTDVRVTFRGGEFLLQAAPRVGAPEYSVRRRLLRAPASGDSGDGSPAEEVAERGRGKKRKGVG from the coding sequence ATGTACTCATACAGCTGCCTGGAGCCCGGGGAAGGTGTCTGGGCTCTACTGCAGCCCCTCACCTACAGCTACCTGCCCGGCCCCCTGCTGCTGCCCCCCATCCAGGCCCACAACTTCTGCAGCCGGCCCCCAGCCCTGAGGGCCAGCGACTGGGCTGCCCCGAGGGAATACCACTGTTTTCACGGCTGCAGCGCGTCCCCCGGGGCCGCGCCGTCCTGGTGGGCCTTCCCGCTGGCCTATGCCGCGGCCTCGCGCCCACCGTTCCCAGCGCCCGGCTACCCGGGGCTTTCGCTGCAGGAGCCCGCAGCGGCAGGGACCGAGGGGGCCGAGAGCTGGGCGCCGTGGCCCGAGGGCGGAAGCCTGCAGGTGCAGCTGCGCTGGGGCCTCGTGGAGCGCGCGTGGGGGCCGCGCCTAGAGCTGCCGCACTTTGTGCGCCGGCAGCTGCGGCGCGTGTACGGCACGTACCCGCGCACCGACGTGCGCGTCACTTTCCGTGGCGGGGAGTTCTTGCTACAGGCCGCGCCACGCGTCGGCGCGCCAGAGTACAGCGTGCGCAGGCGCCTGCTACGCGCACCCGCCAGCGGCGACAGCGGCGACGGCAGCCCCGCGGAGGAAGTGGCGGAGCGCGGCcgtgggaagaagaggaagggcgTGGGCTGA